Proteins encoded by one window of Acidobacteriota bacterium:
- a CDS encoding methyltransferase domain-containing protein, producing MAEHPYLLGHGEREWSRLEEQHRLWRDTLFEPLRRLGIGPGMRVLEVGCGNGVLLADLARLVGRHGRAWGVERDPLAAEAARQRVEKMPQAVVLQGDLFGKLPGPADAVVARWVFSFLGRPAEAVRHLAAALRPDGLLVIQDYDHDGLRLHPRKPAVDRVIEAFRAAYRARGGDLWIGLKLPGHFARAGLELELVEPAVKAGPPGSAPFRWVERFLFEHIDTVVSDGHLAPADRVAFERAWREAAEDPATLLVTPIQLTLAARRRRVGAGPGGAG from the coding sequence GTGGCGGAACACCCGTACCTCCTCGGCCACGGGGAGCGGGAGTGGTCCCGGCTCGAAGAGCAGCACCGGCTCTGGCGCGATACGCTCTTCGAACCGCTCCGCCGGCTCGGGATCGGACCGGGCATGCGCGTGCTCGAGGTCGGCTGCGGCAACGGGGTGCTCCTGGCCGACCTCGCCCGCCTCGTGGGTAGGCACGGCCGAGCGTGGGGTGTCGAGCGCGACCCGCTCGCAGCCGAGGCCGCTCGGCAGCGGGTGGAGAAGATGCCCCAGGCGGTCGTGCTCCAGGGCGACCTGTTCGGGAAACTTCCCGGCCCGGCCGACGCCGTCGTCGCGAGGTGGGTCTTCTCATTCCTCGGCCGTCCGGCGGAGGCCGTCCGGCACCTCGCAGCGGCGCTCCGGCCGGACGGCCTCCTCGTGATCCAGGACTACGACCACGACGGCCTGCGCCTCCATCCCCGCAAGCCGGCGGTCGATCGCGTGATCGAGGCCTTCCGGGCCGCCTACCGCGCCCGGGGAGGCGATCTCTGGATCGGCCTGAAGCTGCCGGGGCACTTCGCCCGCGCCGGGCTCGAGCTCGAGCTGGTCGAGCCGGCGGTGAAGGCCGGCCCTCCAGGCTCCGCGCCGTTCCGCTGGGTCGAACGCTTCCTCTTCGAGCACATCGACACCGTGGTGAGCGACGGGCATCTCGCCCCCGCCGACCGGGTGGCATTCGAGAGGGCCTGGCGGGAGGCGGCGGAGGATCCGGCGACGCTCCTGGTCACCCCAATCCAGCTGACCCTGGCCGCCCGCCGCCGTCGAGTCGGGGCGGGGCCGGGGGGAGCCGGGTGA
- a CDS encoding ABC transporter ATP-binding protein has product MAVPSDRIVLDDVSKFYGEVLGVNRVRLSIGPGITGLVGPNGSGKTTLMNLVAGLLRPTEGEIRVLGVRPDDPERLFRLLGYCTQHDSFPRGMTGMEFLARFLRVAGYDPATARRLAVRAIERVGLEDAAERRVASYSKGMRQRIKLAQAMAHDPPVLILDEPLNGLDPMARAETIALFRELAAEGRYLIVSSHILHEVDLISDTVIMLNQGYVVAEGAIREVRREVSDKPLKILVRCDRPEVVAARAFEQDSVTEVRLHEDRRGLLVSTRDPEAFYLLLNRIVLENDLAVEQVAPADETVQAVYSYLIGEGEAE; this is encoded by the coding sequence ATGGCCGTGCCGAGCGATCGCATCGTCCTGGACGACGTCTCGAAGTTCTACGGCGAGGTGCTCGGGGTGAACCGCGTCCGGCTGTCGATCGGGCCGGGTATCACCGGGCTGGTCGGCCCGAACGGATCGGGGAAGACCACCCTGATGAACCTGGTGGCCGGCCTGCTGCGTCCCACCGAGGGAGAAATTCGCGTGCTCGGCGTCCGGCCCGACGACCCCGAGAGGCTTTTTCGCCTTCTCGGATACTGCACGCAGCACGACTCGTTCCCGCGCGGGATGACCGGGATGGAGTTCCTCGCCCGCTTCCTTCGCGTGGCCGGCTACGACCCTGCCACCGCGCGGCGCCTGGCCGTGCGGGCGATCGAACGCGTCGGGCTCGAGGACGCCGCGGAACGGCGGGTGGCTTCCTACAGCAAGGGCATGCGCCAGCGCATCAAGCTCGCTCAGGCGATGGCCCACGACCCGCCGGTGCTGATTCTCGACGAACCGCTCAACGGGCTCGATCCGATGGCGCGCGCGGAGACGATCGCCCTGTTCCGGGAGCTGGCCGCGGAAGGGCGGTATCTGATCGTGTCGAGTCACATCCTGCACGAGGTGGACCTGATCTCGGACACGGTGATCATGCTCAACCAGGGGTACGTGGTCGCCGAGGGCGCGATCCGGGAAGTGCGCCGCGAGGTCTCGGACAAGCCGCTCAAGATCCTCGTCCGGTGCGATCGGCCGGAGGTGGTCGCCGCCCGGGCGTTCGAGCAGGATTCCGTCACGGAGGTGCGCCTGCACGAGGACCGGCGGGGCCTGCTCGTCAGCACGCGCGACCCCGAAGCGTTCTACCTGCTTCTCAACCGGATCGTCCTGGAGAACGATCTCGCCGTCGAGCAGGTCGCGCCGGCCGACGAAACGGTGCAGGCCGTCTACAGCTATCTGATCGGCGAGGGGGAAGCGGAATGA
- a CDS encoding indolepyruvate ferredoxin oxidoreductase, with product MSVRLLLGDEAVALAAVDAGIGGAFSYPGTPATEIFETIEQGPARDGRVSARWSANEKVAYEEALGMSYAGRRALVSMKHVGLNVAADPFVNSALTGVNAGLVLAVGDDPGMHSSQNEQDSRFYAEFARVPLFEPATQQEAYDLTRLAFRYSEEVGLPVMVRLVTRLAHSRSTVRLDPAPEPPRPHRRPDPSDWTLVPANARRRFARLVELQARLLEDSERSPHNRLELAGRLGVIAAGVGRNYVKEVLDGDTDVSLLEIARYPIPVRLVRELVDHCDEILVVEEGYPFIESRLCGLLGVPGKAIHGKLSGHLPATGELRPEHVAAALRRGGPRVAVPDLEPAVRPPQLCRGCPHADSFKAIVEATSGYDAPILFSDIGCYTLGVMPPYRAVHACVDMGASIAMAHGASQAGAWPVICTIGDSTFSHSGMTALLGAAHHDADMTVFILDNATVAMTGAQESLTHGERLLEVLRGLGVSDEHLHVIEPVPKRHAENVELIRKEIEHRGLSVIVPRRPCIHLKRRHRAGEQAAAAGAAAGREAR from the coding sequence ATGAGCGTGCGACTTCTCCTGGGAGACGAGGCGGTCGCGCTGGCGGCCGTCGATGCGGGCATCGGGGGGGCCTTCTCCTACCCCGGCACCCCCGCCACCGAGATCTTCGAGACGATCGAGCAGGGTCCGGCGCGCGACGGCCGCGTCTCGGCGCGCTGGTCGGCGAACGAGAAGGTCGCCTACGAGGAGGCGCTCGGCATGTCCTACGCCGGCCGTCGCGCCCTCGTGTCGATGAAGCACGTCGGCCTGAACGTCGCCGCCGACCCGTTCGTCAACTCCGCGCTGACCGGAGTCAACGCGGGGCTGGTCCTCGCCGTCGGCGACGATCCGGGAATGCACTCGTCGCAGAACGAGCAGGACAGCCGCTTCTACGCCGAGTTCGCCCGGGTGCCGCTGTTCGAGCCGGCCACGCAGCAGGAAGCCTACGACCTGACCCGCCTCGCCTTCCGGTATTCGGAGGAGGTCGGGCTTCCGGTGATGGTGAGGCTGGTGACGAGGTTGGCCCACAGCCGATCCACCGTGCGCCTCGACCCGGCTCCCGAACCTCCCCGCCCGCACCGCCGGCCCGATCCGTCCGATTGGACCCTGGTTCCGGCCAACGCCCGCCGCCGGTTCGCCCGTCTGGTCGAACTGCAGGCGCGGCTGCTGGAAGACTCGGAGCGGTCGCCGCACAACCGGCTGGAGCTCGCCGGCCGTCTGGGGGTGATCGCCGCCGGAGTGGGCCGCAACTACGTCAAGGAAGTCCTCGACGGCGACACGGACGTCTCGCTGCTCGAGATCGCGCGCTACCCGATCCCGGTCCGCCTCGTCCGCGAGCTCGTCGATCACTGCGACGAGATCCTCGTGGTCGAGGAGGGCTACCCCTTCATCGAGAGCCGCCTGTGCGGCCTGCTCGGGGTTCCGGGAAAGGCCATTCACGGGAAGTTGAGCGGCCATCTCCCCGCGACCGGCGAGCTGCGTCCCGAGCACGTCGCCGCCGCACTTCGAAGGGGCGGCCCGCGGGTCGCGGTTCCCGACCTGGAGCCGGCGGTTCGCCCGCCGCAGCTCTGCCGCGGCTGCCCCCATGCGGACAGCTTCAAGGCGATCGTCGAGGCGACCAGCGGCTACGATGCCCCGATCCTTTTCAGCGACATCGGCTGCTACACCCTCGGCGTCATGCCCCCGTACCGTGCCGTGCACGCCTGCGTCGATATGGGGGCCTCGATCGCCATGGCTCACGGGGCGTCGCAGGCGGGCGCCTGGCCGGTCATCTGCACGATCGGCGATTCGACCTTCTCGCACTCCGGGATGACGGCGCTCCTCGGAGCGGCGCATCACGACGCGGACATGACCGTGTTCATCCTCGACAACGCGACCGTGGCCATGACCGGGGCGCAGGAGTCGCTCACCCACGGGGAACGGCTGCTCGAGGTCCTCCGCGGACTCGGCGTGTCCGACGAGCATCTCCACGTGATCGAGCCCGTTCCCAAGCGCCACGCCGAGAACGTCGAGCTGATCCGGAAGGAGATCGAGCACCGCGGCCTCAGCGTGATCGTGCCCCGCAGGCCGTGCATCCACCTCAAGCGGCGCCATCGCGCCGGGGAGCAGGCCGCGGCGGCCGGCGCCGCTGCCGGGAGGGAGGCGCGATGA
- a CDS encoding indolepyruvate oxidoreductase subunit beta: protein MKQDIVLAGVGGQGILTIAQAISSAAVRRGLSVKQSEVHGMSQRGGAVQAHIRLADGAIHSDVIPAGTADLVIAVEPLEALRHLPHLRNGGCVVSSVNAFVNIGDYPPVETLLERIAAAPYHVLVDAERIARAAGSGRAANIAMLGAASLFIEMDPQQLEEAVAEMFAAKGERVVEANLRAFRFGRNAARAYLDGIQRGAPSAAVRHWIDSLDARHLAEPEAPDAPVLEVVADSGILSGAEEHAVAKTLEDAYHEGRRQLLEHEVYAIVQLVGAISPPKHLFVSTEEMISEEELARFPGDRVVLKIVSPDIVHKTEANGIAFVPKDYETVCREIDRLIARHRAGADVRGVLVVEYVERVRPGFGNELFVGIRSTREFGPVIAAGLGGIDTEYLADKMKPGLAVAKACALDTDAERFLELFQGTVAYEILSGRARGRRRIVSDGELLRCFRAFLALARRFCVDRGEEEPDVAELEVNPFAFRRQRLVPLDGRGRLAPAVRRPPARPRAAIARLLEPGSIAVLGVSSREEGFGRIILRNVQRAGFPAERVRVVKPGVEEIDGIPAVASPSDLPEPVDLLVVAAGADRLPAIAEEIVDCGKARSVILIPGGAGETSGSEEIAERLARAIARARERSADGPVFLGPNSLGLISRPGRYDTFFIPESRLDKRRGAPARPVALLSQSGAFIASRLSNLETLDPAFSVSLGNQADLTISDMLAALAGREDVATIGVYAEGFNDLDGLDTVREIEQAVARGKEVVFYKAGRTEPGRSAAAGHTASVAGDYDVCQAAADQAGAMVADTFKEFEQLLELSAALHDRPVRGNRIAVVTNAGFEAVGTADAVIGQRYRVELPPLDPVVRERLRELLEAHRLGRLVNARNPLDLTPMAGEEVYEGAVRILLEWDGVDAVLVGIVPLTVTLKVTPDELDTPGSLPERLGRLRASHDKPLAAVVDSGPRYAPLVHRLREAGLPVFPSADQAVRSLGRYLCHRAARRTPVHPGGAAVR from the coding sequence ATGAAGCAGGACATCGTCCTGGCCGGGGTGGGCGGCCAGGGGATTCTCACGATCGCCCAGGCCATTTCCTCCGCTGCCGTACGGCGCGGTTTGTCGGTCAAGCAGTCGGAGGTCCACGGGATGTCTCAGCGAGGCGGCGCCGTGCAGGCGCACATCCGCCTCGCCGACGGCGCCATTCACAGCGACGTGATCCCCGCCGGGACGGCCGACCTGGTCATCGCCGTGGAGCCCCTGGAAGCGCTGCGGCACCTTCCCCACCTCCGCAACGGCGGATGCGTGGTTTCGAGCGTGAACGCGTTCGTCAATATCGGTGACTACCCCCCGGTGGAGACGCTCCTCGAGAGGATCGCCGCGGCGCCCTACCACGTCCTCGTTGACGCGGAGCGGATCGCCCGCGCCGCCGGATCGGGCCGGGCGGCGAACATCGCGATGCTCGGCGCGGCGTCCCTGTTCATCGAGATGGATCCGCAGCAGCTCGAGGAAGCGGTGGCCGAGATGTTCGCCGCGAAAGGAGAACGGGTCGTCGAAGCCAACCTGCGGGCGTTCCGATTCGGCCGGAACGCCGCGCGGGCCTACCTCGACGGGATCCAGCGGGGAGCGCCTTCCGCGGCCGTCCGGCACTGGATCGACTCTCTCGACGCCCGCCACCTCGCGGAGCCGGAGGCGCCCGACGCTCCCGTGCTCGAGGTGGTCGCCGACAGCGGCATTTTGTCGGGCGCGGAAGAGCACGCCGTCGCCAAGACACTCGAGGACGCCTATCACGAGGGCCGACGGCAGCTCCTCGAGCACGAGGTGTACGCGATCGTCCAGCTCGTCGGAGCGATCTCGCCGCCCAAGCATCTCTTCGTGAGCACCGAGGAGATGATCTCCGAGGAAGAGCTGGCTCGGTTCCCGGGCGACCGCGTGGTCCTCAAGATCGTCTCGCCCGACATCGTCCACAAGACCGAAGCGAACGGTATCGCCTTCGTCCCGAAGGACTACGAGACGGTCTGCCGGGAAATCGATCGCCTCATTGCCCGCCACCGCGCGGGTGCGGACGTGCGCGGAGTCCTCGTGGTGGAGTACGTCGAACGCGTCCGCCCCGGTTTCGGCAACGAACTGTTCGTCGGCATCCGCAGCACGCGCGAGTTCGGTCCGGTGATCGCCGCCGGGCTGGGCGGCATCGACACCGAGTACCTGGCCGACAAGATGAAACCCGGCCTCGCAGTGGCGAAGGCCTGCGCCCTCGACACCGACGCCGAGCGGTTCCTCGAGCTGTTCCAGGGAACGGTGGCCTACGAGATCCTGTCGGGCCGCGCCAGAGGCCGGCGGCGTATCGTCTCTGACGGCGAGTTGCTGCGCTGCTTCCGGGCTTTCCTCGCGCTCGCCCGGCGGTTCTGCGTCGATCGGGGCGAGGAGGAACCGGACGTGGCGGAGCTGGAGGTGAACCCGTTCGCGTTCCGGCGGCAACGCCTGGTACCGCTCGACGGGCGAGGCCGTCTCGCCCCGGCCGTGCGCCGCCCGCCGGCTCGGCCGCGCGCAGCGATCGCCCGGCTTCTCGAGCCGGGGAGCATCGCGGTTCTGGGCGTTTCCTCCCGCGAAGAAGGCTTCGGCCGCATCATCCTCCGCAACGTGCAGCGTGCCGGTTTTCCCGCCGAGCGGGTGCGGGTGGTGAAGCCGGGCGTCGAGGAGATCGACGGCATCCCCGCCGTTGCGAGCCCTTCGGACCTGCCCGAGCCGGTCGACCTGCTCGTCGTCGCCGCCGGGGCCGACCGTCTTCCCGCCATCGCCGAGGAGATCGTGGATTGCGGCAAGGCCCGCTCGGTGATCCTCATCCCGGGCGGGGCCGGGGAGACATCCGGATCGGAGGAGATCGCCGAGCGCCTGGCGCGGGCCATCGCGCGGGCGCGCGAGCGGTCCGCTGACGGCCCCGTCTTCCTCGGCCCGAACAGCCTCGGCCTCATCTCCCGCCCGGGACGCTACGACACCTTCTTCATCCCTGAATCGAGGCTGGACAAGCGGCGCGGGGCCCCGGCGCGTCCCGTGGCGCTCCTGTCGCAGAGCGGTGCGTTCATCGCCAGCCGGCTGAGCAATCTCGAGACCCTCGACCCGGCGTTCTCCGTCTCGCTGGGGAACCAGGCCGACCTGACCATCTCCGATATGCTCGCGGCGCTGGCCGGGCGGGAGGACGTGGCCACCATCGGCGTCTATGCCGAGGGGTTCAACGACCTCGACGGGCTGGACACCGTGCGCGAGATCGAGCAAGCGGTTGCGAGGGGAAAGGAGGTCGTCTTCTACAAGGCGGGGCGCACGGAGCCCGGCCGCAGCGCCGCCGCGGGGCACACCGCCTCCGTGGCCGGCGACTACGACGTCTGCCAGGCCGCGGCCGACCAGGCGGGGGCGATGGTCGCCGACACGTTCAAGGAGTTCGAGCAGCTGCTCGAGCTTTCGGCCGCGCTGCACGACCGTCCGGTGCGCGGCAACCGCATCGCCGTGGTCACCAATGCCGGGTTCGAGGCCGTCGGCACCGCCGACGCCGTCATCGGCCAGCGTTATCGTGTGGAGCTGCCGCCGCTCGACCCCGTGGTCCGAGAACGGCTCCGCGAACTGCTGGAGGCCCACCGGCTGGGACGTCTCGTCAACGCCCGCAATCCGCTGGACCTGACACCGATGGCGGGGGAGGAGGTCTACGAGGGTGCCGTCCGGATCCTGCTCGAGTGGGATGGCGTGGACGCCGTGCTCGTCGGCATCGTCCCGCTCACCGTCACGCTGAAGGTCACGCCGGACGAGTTGGACACCCCCGGCTCGCTGCCGGAGCGGCTCGGACGCCTGCGCGCGTCCCACGACAAGCCGCTCGCCGCGGTGGTCGACTCCGGTCCGCGTTACGCCCCGCTCGTTCATCGCCTGAGAGAAGCCGGACTCCCCGTGTTCCCCTCGGCCGATCAGGCGGTGCGCTCGCTGGGCCGTTATCTCTGCCATCGCGCGGCGCGGCGGACGCCCGTGCACCCGGGCGGAGCCGCCGTGCGCTGA
- a CDS encoding GNAT family N-acetyltransferase: protein MVNGTLRRAESAAALLRSRRWQPLWAHTLRGLMPAALFRVARLVICRLDEPPAPATGCLTLRFAGRDDLDALCAVRDRRRAYRRYLDAGARPVLGWLGERPATICWLEPGRVHLSPSNGYRFEMEADEVWAFGCEVSEPLRRRGLYREHWARLMEILRHRGVHAAYLAVMQDDARSLAAHRRIGFEPVWQLSVVRLCGITRHRAVDLRDGQGRVVSGFGRWKGASRH, encoded by the coding sequence GTGGTGAACGGAACACTCCGGCGGGCCGAGAGCGCCGCTGCCCTGCTTCGCAGCCGGCGCTGGCAGCCCCTCTGGGCGCACACGCTCCGGGGCCTGATGCCGGCCGCGCTCTTCAGGGTGGCCCGCCTGGTGATCTGCAGACTCGACGAGCCGCCGGCCCCCGCGACCGGTTGCCTGACCCTTCGCTTCGCCGGACGGGACGACCTCGACGCGCTGTGCGCGGTGCGTGACCGCCGCCGGGCCTACCGCCGCTACCTCGACGCCGGCGCTCGTCCGGTCCTCGGCTGGCTCGGCGAGCGCCCCGCGACCATCTGCTGGCTCGAGCCCGGGCGGGTCCATCTGTCCCCCTCGAACGGCTACCGCTTCGAGATGGAGGCGGACGAGGTTTGGGCGTTCGGATGCGAGGTGTCCGAACCTCTCCGCCGGCGCGGGCTGTACCGCGAGCACTGGGCGAGACTGATGGAGATCCTCCGCCATCGAGGCGTGCATGCCGCCTACCTCGCGGTGATGCAGGACGACGCCCGTTCCCTCGCGGCCCACCGGCGCATCGGGTTCGAGCCGGTGTGGCAGCTTTCGGTCGTGCGCCTGTGCGGCATCACCCGTCACCGGGCCGTCGACCTCCGCGACGGCCAGGGCCGCGTCGTCTCCGGCTTCGGCCGGTGGAAAGGCGCCTCCCGCCACTGA